The following proteins come from a genomic window of Cronobacter muytjensii ATCC 51329:
- a CDS encoding DUF445 domain-containing protein, whose protein sequence is MEKLAELKRAKRIALALLLTAAATFVTTLFLPPGFWVSGVKAIAEAAMVGALADWFAVVALFRRVPIPFISRHTAIIPRKKDRIGENLGQFVQEKFLDTDSLVALIRRHEPAQLLGQWLSQPANAQRVGQNLVQVMSGFLELTDDSRIQGLLKRAVHKAIDKVDLTQTSALMLESMTKNNRHQVLLDALIGRLIRLVQKQSTRDFIARQIVHWLQTEHPRKAKILPTEWLGEHSAELVSSAVNSMLDDISHDQAHQLRLAFDRITVEFIEKLKSDPEMAARADGIKAYLKEDEAFNRYLAELWGDLRGWLKNDMQAEDSRTRQRIADAGQWFGESLMNDDALRASFNEHLEQAATSVAPEFATFLTRHISDTVKSWDAREMSQQIELNIGKDLQFIRINGTLVGGTIGLVLYLLSQIPHLL, encoded by the coding sequence ATGGAAAAATTAGCTGAACTTAAGCGCGCCAAGCGTATTGCGCTCGCGCTGCTGCTGACGGCAGCGGCCACCTTTGTCACCACGCTGTTTCTGCCGCCCGGCTTCTGGGTCAGCGGCGTTAAGGCCATCGCAGAGGCGGCGATGGTCGGCGCGCTGGCGGACTGGTTCGCCGTAGTGGCGCTGTTTCGCCGGGTGCCTATCCCGTTTATCTCGCGCCACACCGCGATTATTCCGCGCAAGAAAGACCGCATCGGCGAAAACCTCGGGCAGTTTGTCCAGGAGAAATTCCTCGATACCGACTCGCTGGTGGCGCTTATCCGTCGCCATGAACCGGCGCAGCTGCTGGGCCAGTGGCTCAGCCAGCCCGCGAACGCGCAGCGCGTGGGCCAGAACCTGGTACAGGTGATGAGCGGCTTTCTGGAGCTGACCGACGACAGCCGCATTCAGGGCCTGTTAAAGCGGGCGGTACATAAGGCGATAGATAAGGTCGACCTCACCCAGACCAGCGCGCTGATGCTGGAGAGCATGACCAAAAACAACCGACATCAGGTGCTGCTGGACGCGCTCATCGGCAGGTTAATTCGTCTGGTACAAAAGCAGAGCACGCGCGACTTTATCGCCCGCCAGATTGTCCACTGGTTACAGACCGAGCATCCGCGCAAGGCGAAAATTCTGCCGACCGAGTGGCTTGGCGAACACAGCGCCGAACTGGTTTCCAGCGCCGTCAATTCGATGCTCGACGACATCAGCCACGATCAGGCGCACCAGCTACGCCTCGCCTTTGACCGCATCACCGTCGAGTTTATTGAAAAACTGAAAAGCGACCCGGAGATGGCCGCCCGCGCCGATGGCATCAAAGCGTACCTGAAAGAGGACGAGGCATTTAACCGCTACCTTGCAGAGCTGTGGGGCGACCTGCGCGGCTGGCTGAAGAACGACATGCAGGCCGAAGATTCCCGCACGCGCCAGCGTATCGCCGATGCAGGACAGTGGTTCGGCGAATCGCTGATGAACGACGACGCCCTGCGCGCCTCGTTCAATGAGCATCTCGAACAGGCCGCCACCAGCGTCGCGCCGGAGTTCGCGACATTCCTCACGCGCCATATCAGCGACACAGTGAAGAGCTGGGACGCGCGCGAGATGTCGCAGCAGATAGAGCTAAACATCGGCAAAGATTTACAGTTTATCCGCATCAACGGCACGCTGGTCGGCGGCACCATCGGGCTGGTGCTGTATTTGCTGTCGCAGATACCGCATCTGCTGTAA
- a CDS encoding DUF2569 domain-containing protein, whose product MKCIQCNENEPNKASGLCHACEETEACKINGLLYLPAAGLIFSLIFLPVELFDLVSAISEYFSRSGIITWYAAGAVALLFALIGITAYASWQFFQRKRQTRRAMVIYYLAGVVSALWFAVLPVSLFGAAWDNASIRSVLTAVIGVTCWLPYFLKSPRIGQVFVR is encoded by the coding sequence ATGAAGTGTATCCAGTGCAATGAAAATGAGCCAAACAAAGCGTCGGGGTTATGCCACGCATGCGAAGAAACTGAAGCCTGTAAAATTAACGGGTTGCTGTATCTGCCAGCCGCCGGGCTTATTTTCAGCCTTATTTTTTTGCCGGTAGAGCTGTTTGACCTGGTCAGCGCGATAAGTGAATATTTCAGCCGCTCGGGCATTATTACGTGGTATGCCGCAGGCGCGGTAGCGTTGCTATTTGCGCTTATTGGCATCACGGCGTATGCAAGCTGGCAGTTCTTTCAGCGTAAACGCCAGACGCGCCGCGCGATGGTCATCTACTATCTGGCAGGTGTGGTGAGCGCGCTGTGGTTCGCCGTGCTGCCAGTGAGTCTGTTCGGCGCGGCCTGGGATAACGCCAGCATCCGCAGCGTACTGACGGCGGTCATCGGCGTCACGTGCTGGCTCCCGTACTTTTTGAAATCGCCGCGCATCGGTCAGGTGTTCGTGCGCTAA
- a CDS encoding MarR family transcriptional regulator, translated as MKLRNTEVNVLRVMAEKDIAWTWMMLDRTLAIRGIAGFGNVANIVTRLVNMEMVDTVYDESTSKPRYRVSGQGHQLLRKPHDS; from the coding sequence ATGAAATTAAGAAATACGGAAGTTAATGTCCTGAGAGTCATGGCTGAAAAAGACATCGCCTGGACATGGATGATGCTGGATCGCACTCTTGCCATCCGCGGCATTGCAGGGTTTGGCAATGTTGCGAATATAGTTACCCGCCTTGTAAATATGGAAATGGTTGATACGGTGTATGACGAGAGTACCTCAAAGCCTCGTTATCGTGTATCAGGACAAGGTCACCAGTTATTAAGAAAACCCCATGACAGTTGA
- the gldA gene encoding bifunctional L-1,2-propanediol dehydrogenase/glycerol dehydrogenase: MDRIIQSPGKYIQGAGVLTRIGDYLKPLAERWLVVGDKFVLGFAEETLRQSFKQAELNVEIAPFGGECSHNEIDRLRKLADNARCAAVLGIGGGKTLDTAKALAHFMAVPVAIAPTIASTDAPCSALSVIYTDNGEFDRYLMLPHNPNIVIVDTQVVAGAPARLLAAGIGDALATWFEARACSRSGATTMAGGKCTQAALTLAELCYNTLLEQGEKAMLAAEQHVVTPALERIIEANTYLSGVGFESGGLAAAHAIHNGLTAIPDAHHYYHGEKVAFGTLTQLVLENAPSEEIETVAALCHSVGLPITLAQLDIKEDVKTKMRLVAQAACAKGETIHNMPGEVSPDQVYAALLVADQYGQRFLQEWE, encoded by the coding sequence ATGGATCGTATTATTCAGTCACCCGGTAAATACATTCAGGGCGCAGGCGTGCTCACCCGCATCGGCGACTATTTAAAACCGCTGGCCGAACGCTGGCTGGTCGTCGGCGATAAATTCGTGCTCGGGTTTGCAGAAGAGACGCTGCGCCAGAGTTTTAAACAGGCCGAACTTAACGTCGAAATCGCGCCCTTTGGCGGCGAATGCTCACACAATGAAATCGACCGCCTGCGCAAGCTCGCCGACAACGCCCGCTGTGCCGCCGTGCTCGGCATCGGCGGCGGTAAAACGCTCGATACGGCAAAAGCGCTGGCGCACTTTATGGCGGTGCCGGTCGCTATCGCGCCAACCATCGCCTCTACCGACGCGCCCTGCAGCGCCCTTTCCGTTATCTACACCGACAACGGCGAGTTTGACCGCTACCTGATGCTGCCGCACAACCCCAATATCGTTATCGTCGACACGCAGGTCGTGGCGGGCGCCCCGGCGCGCCTGCTGGCGGCCGGGATTGGCGATGCGCTGGCCACCTGGTTTGAAGCGCGCGCCTGCTCGCGTAGCGGCGCGACCACCATGGCGGGCGGCAAATGCACCCAGGCCGCGCTGACGCTTGCAGAGCTGTGCTACAACACGCTGCTTGAACAGGGAGAAAAAGCGATGCTGGCGGCTGAGCAGCACGTCGTCACCCCGGCGCTCGAACGCATCATCGAGGCCAACACGTACCTCAGCGGCGTCGGCTTTGAAAGCGGTGGCCTCGCGGCGGCGCATGCCATCCACAACGGGCTTACCGCCATTCCGGACGCGCATCATTACTACCACGGCGAGAAAGTCGCCTTCGGCACGCTCACCCAGCTGGTACTGGAAAATGCGCCGTCAGAGGAAATTGAAACGGTTGCCGCGCTGTGCCACAGCGTCGGGCTGCCGATTACGCTCGCGCAGCTCGATATTAAAGAGGATGTGAAAACCAAAATGCGCCTGGTGGCGCAGGCGGCGTGCGCGAAGGGCGAAACCATTCACAATATGCCGGGTGAGGTCTCGCCCGATCAGGTCTATGCCGCGCTGCTGGTCGCCGACCAGTACGGCCAGCGCTTTTTGCAGGAGTGGGAGTAA
- a CDS encoding putative T6SS immunity periplasmic lipoprotein, whose amino-acid sequence MIRKTVTLFSLFLLTGCPGPGDRLPDKVPAQVTLSGNNICITYPVTPGDYITSVQIGSEQNDFVYEVFNDKPVHPADDQCLPVFGYHFKANKNYTVYYGLNNKEYDFQKLIHAAFVFPENRAVNTDKNNQHK is encoded by the coding sequence GTGATAAGAAAAACTGTAACGTTATTTTCGCTTTTCCTGCTGACGGGATGCCCTGGCCCAGGCGATCGCCTGCCGGATAAGGTGCCTGCGCAGGTGACGCTTTCTGGCAACAACATCTGCATTACCTACCCGGTGACGCCAGGCGACTATATTACGTCTGTCCAGATTGGTAGCGAACAGAATGATTTCGTCTATGAAGTATTTAACGATAAGCCGGTTCATCCGGCGGATGACCAGTGTTTGCCTGTCTTTGGATATCACTTCAAAGCGAACAAAAACTACACGGTATATTATGGCCTGAATAACAAAGAATACGACTTCCAGAAGCTTATTCACGCTGCATTCGTATTTCCTGAAAACCGTGCTGTGAATACCGATAAAAATAACCAGCACAAGTAA
- a CDS encoding DUF1493 family protein yields the protein MVDNLEKQIYDLIRPYAGTYLFTGKDVPLTPETDLDTDLQIDEAEIEDLMDAFFTTFNVDRAGFTIKTYFPDSPFSWNIFKKPEPIPVPDFTIGMLIASARAGRWLYD from the coding sequence ATGGTAGACAACCTCGAAAAGCAGATCTACGACCTTATTCGGCCTTACGCCGGTACGTATCTCTTCACGGGTAAGGACGTTCCGCTAACGCCGGAAACGGATTTAGATACCGATCTGCAAATAGACGAGGCGGAAATAGAAGATTTAATGGATGCCTTTTTTACCACATTTAACGTTGATCGCGCCGGGTTTACGATTAAAACCTATTTTCCTGATTCACCTTTCTCATGGAATATTTTTAAGAAACCTGAACCCATTCCAGTGCCAGATTTCACCATAGGGATGTTAATCGCCTCTGCCAGAGCAGGTCGCTGGTTGTATGATTAA